A single window of Nitrospiria bacterium DNA harbors:
- a CDS encoding fibronectin type III domain-containing protein — protein MKCQKLKPNPSLVTCSFLILFFSFAPIANAGEATLSWNSNNEPDLAGYKVYYGTSSGQYGTPSDVGTQTTHTLSGIPAGEYFFAVTAYDTSGNQSGFSQEVSKTILDGGGSQPVANSGTSAGGCGFLKNSNASSKKPTDFAMFLVPIGLVLRLFFNKFLQKGDFVVVRR, from the coding sequence ATGAAATGCCAAAAATTAAAACCCAATCCTTCTTTAGTCACCTGTTCCTTTTTAATTTTATTTTTTTCTTTCGCCCCAATAGCGAATGCAGGTGAGGCTACTTTATCCTGGAATTCTAATAATGAACCCGATTTAGCCGGTTACAAAGTTTATTATGGTACCTCCTCAGGCCAGTACGGTACTCCAAGCGATGTGGGAACTCAAACCACACATACCTTATCTGGAATACCAGCCGGCGAATATTTTTTTGCGGTCACCGCTTATGACACCTCAGGAAATCAAAGTGGTTTCTCTCAAGAAGTAAGTAAAACGATTCTTGATGGTGGAGGATCCCAACCCGTAGCAAATTCCGGAACAAGCGCCGGTGGGTGCGGTTTCCTAAAAAACTCAAATGCATCCAGTAAGAAACCCACTGATTTTGCCATGTTCCTTGTACCGATCGGGTTAGTTTTGCGATTGTTTTTTAATAAATTTTTACAAAAAGGAGATTTTGTCGTTGTAAGAAGATAG